One Dasypus novemcinctus isolate mDasNov1 chromosome 1, mDasNov1.1.hap2, whole genome shotgun sequence genomic window carries:
- the GUCY1A1 gene encoding guanylate cyclase soluble subunit alpha-1: protein MFCTKLKDLKITGECPFSLLTPGQVSNETAEEIAGSSESCKATLPICQDVPEKNVQGNLPQRKTSRSRVYLHTLAESICKLIFPEFGRLSLALQRTLTKHKIKESRKSLEREDFEKIIADHAIAAGVPVEIVKESLGEELFKICYEEDEHILGVVGGTLKDFLNSFSTLLKQSSHCQEVDKWGRLDDASILCLDKDQDFLDVYYFFPKRITSLILPGIIKAAAHVLYESEVEVSLVPPCFSNDCSEFVNQPYLLYSVHVKSTKPSLSPGKPQSTLVIPASLFCKTFPFHFMFDKDMTILQFGNGIRRLVNRRDFQGKPNFEEYFEILTPKINQTFSGILTMLNMQFVVRVRRWDNSVKKSSRVMDLKGQMIYIIESSAILFLGSPCVDRLEDFTGRGLYLSDIPIHNALRDVVLIGEQARAQDGLKKRLGKLKATLEQAHQALEEEKKKTVDLLCSIFPCEVAQQLWQGQVVQAKKFNNVTMLFSDIVGFTAICSQCSPLQVITMLNALYTRFDQQCGQLDVYKVETIGDAYCVAGGLHKESDTHAVQIALMALKMMELSDEVMSPHGEPIKMRIGLHSGSVFAGVVGVKMPRYCLFGNNVTLANKFESCSIPRKINVSPTTYRLLKDCPGFVFTPRSREELPPNFPSEIPGICHFLDAYLQGASSKPWFQKRDDEDGNADFLGKASGID from the exons ATGTTCTGCACGAAACTGAAGGATCTCAAGATCACAGGGGAATGTCCATTCTCTTTACTGACACCAGGTCAGGTTTCTAACGAGACAGCCGAGGAGATAGCAGGAAGCTCAGAGAGCTGCAAAGCAACTCTGCCCATCTGTCAGGATGTTCCTGAGAAGAATGTACAGGGAAATCTTCCTCAAAGAAAAACGAGTAGGAGCCGAGTCTATCTTCACACTTTGGCAGAGAGTATTTGCAAACTGATTTTCCCAGAG ttTGGCCGGCTGAGCCTTGCACTTCAGAGAACATTGACCaagcataaaataaaagaaagcag GAAATCTTTGGAAAGAGAagactttgaaaaaataattgcaGACCATGCAATTGCAGCAG GAGTTCCAGTGGAAATCGTCAAAGAATCTCTCGGTgaagagctttttaaaatatgttatgaAGAAGATGAACACATCCTAGGCGTGGTTGGAGGAAcccttaaagattttttaaatagctTCAGTACCCTTCTGAAACAGAGCAGCCATTGCCAAGAAGTGGATAAATGGGGCAGGCTTGATGATGCCTCCATTTTATGCCTTGATAAAGATCAAGATTTCTTAGatgtttactatttctttcccaAAAGAATCACATCCCTGATTCTTCCAGGCATAATTAAGGCAGCTGCTCACGTGTTGTATGAATCTGAAGTGGAAGTGTCGTTGGTGCCTCCCTGCTTCAGTAACGATTGCAGTGAGTTTGTGAATCAGCCCTATTTGTTATACTCCGTTCATGTCAAAAGCACCAAGCCATCCCTGTCCCCTGGGAAACCCCAGTCCACTCTGGTGATCCCTGCGTCTCTCTTCTGTAAGACATTTCCATTCCATTTCATGTTTGACAAAGATATGACAATTCTGCAGTTTGGCAATGGTATTAGAAGGCTGGTGAACAGGAGAGACTTCCAAGGAAAGCCCAATTTTGAAGAGTACTTTGAAATTCTTACTCCAAAAATCAACCAAACATTTAGCGGGATCCTGACTATGTTGAACATGCAATTTGTTGTACGAGTGAGGAGATGGGACAACTCTGTGAAGAAATCTTCACGG GTTATGGACCTCAAAGGCCAAATGATCTACATTATTGAATCCAGTGCAATATTGTTCCTGGGGTCACCCTGTGTGGACAGACTAGAAGATTTTACAGGACGAGGACTCTACCTTTCAGACATCCCAATTCATAATGCACTAAGGGATGTGGTCTTGATAGGTGAGCAAGCCAGAGCCCAAGACGGCCTGAAGAAGAGGCTGGGGAAGCTCAAGGCTACCCTTGAGCAAGCCCACCAAGCcctggaggaggagaagaagaagaccGTAGATCTTCTCTGCTCTATATTTCCCTGTGAGGTTGCTCAGCAGCTGTGGCAAGGACAAGTAGTGCAAGCCAAGAAGTTCAATAATGTCACCATGCTTTTCTCGGATATTGTTGGATTCACAGCCATCTGCTCCCAGTGCTCACCCCTGCAGGTCATCACCATGCTCAATGCACTCTACACACGCTTTGACCAGCAATGTGGACAGCTGGATGTCTACAAG GTGGAGACCATTGGTGATGCATATTGTGTAGCTGGAGGATTACACAAAGAAAGCGACACCCATGCTGTGCAGATAGCTCTGATGGCCCTGAAGATGATGGAGCTCTCTGATGAAGTTATGTCTCCCCACGGAGAACCTATCAAG aTGCGAATTGGACTGCATTCCGGATCTGTTTTTGCTGGAGTTGTTGGAGTTAAAATGCCCCGTTATTGTCTCTTTGGAAACAATGTCACCCTTGCAAACAAATTTGAGTCCTGCAGTATACCTCGGAAAATCAATGTCAGTCCAACCACTTACAG atTACTTAAAGACTGTCCGGGGTTTGTGTTTACTCCTCGATCAAGGGAGGAACTTCCACCAAACTTCCCCAGCGAAATTCCTGGAATCTGTCATTTTCTGGACGCTTATCTACAAGGAGCAAGTTCAAAGCCCTGGTTCCAAAAGAGAGATGATGAAGATGGCAATGCTGATTTTTTAGGAAAAGCATCAGGAATAGATTAA